A genomic segment from Barrientosiimonas humi encodes:
- the steA gene encoding putative cytokinetic ring protein SteA yields the protein MRSPLRRREHTQPAGVGGTVRVDARTKNLTKRLRPGDIAIINHRDIDQVSAEALVACRPRAVVNAARSISGRYPNLGPRILVDAGIPLVDHVGEEVMQIAEGELGVVEDNTLRLGEVVVASGTRLDDESVTTLMDEARSGLSVQMEAFAENTMSYLREERDLLLNGVGVPEIRTDMDNRPVLVVVRGYHYKEDLQILRPFIRDLKPVLIGVDGGADALVEAGYHPDLIVGDMDSVSDATLAGGAEIVVHAYRDGRAPGLDRVRELGVEDAVVFPATGTSEDIAMLLADDLGANLIVAVGTHATLVEFLDKGRAGMASTFLTRLRVGGKLVDAKGVSQLYRHTVPTWSLVMLVLAGLLSLVVALSVTQAGGAMLQVLGARWDDVWSWVTGVFT from the coding sequence ATGAGGAGCCCGCTGCGTCGGCGAGAGCACACCCAGCCCGCCGGTGTCGGCGGCACGGTGCGGGTCGACGCACGCACCAAGAACCTCACCAAGCGCCTGCGCCCCGGTGACATCGCGATCATCAACCACCGCGACATCGACCAGGTGAGCGCCGAGGCGCTGGTCGCCTGCCGTCCCCGGGCGGTCGTCAACGCCGCCCGCTCGATCAGCGGGCGCTATCCCAACCTCGGGCCGCGCATCCTCGTCGACGCCGGCATCCCGCTCGTCGACCACGTCGGCGAGGAGGTCATGCAGATCGCCGAGGGCGAGCTGGGGGTGGTCGAGGACAACACGCTGCGGCTCGGGGAGGTCGTGGTCGCGAGCGGCACCCGGCTCGACGACGAGTCGGTGACGACGCTGATGGACGAGGCTCGCTCGGGCCTGTCGGTGCAGATGGAGGCGTTCGCCGAGAACACCATGAGCTATCTGCGCGAGGAGCGCGACCTGCTGCTCAACGGCGTGGGCGTGCCCGAGATCCGCACCGACATGGACAACCGGCCGGTGCTGGTGGTGGTGCGCGGGTACCACTACAAGGAGGACCTGCAGATCCTGCGGCCGTTCATCCGCGACCTGAAGCCGGTGCTCATCGGTGTCGACGGCGGCGCGGACGCGCTGGTCGAGGCGGGCTATCACCCCGACCTCATCGTCGGCGACATGGACTCGGTCAGCGACGCCACGCTCGCCGGCGGCGCGGAGATCGTGGTGCACGCCTATCGCGACGGTCGGGCGCCCGGCCTGGACCGGGTGCGCGAGCTCGGGGTCGAGGACGCCGTCGTCTTCCCCGCGACCGGAACCAGCGAGGACATCGCGATGCTGCTGGCCGACGACCTCGGCGCCAACCTCATCGTGGCGGTCGGCACGCACGCGACCCTCGTGGAGTTCCTCGACAAGGGGCGTGCCGGCATGGCCTCGACCTTCCTCACCCGGCTGCGGGTCGGGGGCAAGCTGGTCGACGCCAAGGGCGTGAGCCAGCTCTATCGCCACACCGTGCCGACCTGGTCGCTCGTGATGCTCGTGCTCGCCGGGCTCCTCTCGCTCGTCGTCGCCCTCTCGGTCACCCAGGCGGGTGGGGCGATGCTCCAGGTCCTCGGCGCCCGCTGGGACGACGTGTGGTCCTGGGTGACGGGGGTGTTCACGTGA